A stretch of DNA from bacterium:
CAAGCGATGATAATTCGGCATTTGGGTAAGTTCGCTTGGCGTACCGCATCGAGAAGATTTACCGTCCCAACGATGTTGGTCATCAACGTTGCCGTTTGCTGCTGATATGATTCTGGTACATTGGTTCGCGCAGCGAGATGAAATATACCATCCGGCTGAATTGTTGCAATAGTCTGCGCAACTTGGTCAGTATTCATCAAATCAACGGTATGTAAAATAATTCCAGGTAAATCACAAGAAACGGTCTGAATATCTAAACCAAATAAAGATTCTTTTGTTTCAGAAATAATATATTGTGCTAGATGTTGGCCAACGAAACCATTTATTCCGGTAATTATTAGTTTCATATATATTCATGTAGATTATAGCACGAAACATTAAGACAGCTAAATAGCACTAATAGTTCATTCACCAGAACCAAACGCGATATCTCCCGAGAAGAGAATACGTTAACAATATTTGAAGCTGGGTTTTAGCAACATAAGCCCTTATATTTTCCATTAATATAAATTTTTAAATTGTATTATCTTCATGCTATTATAGTTAATTGAAGTAAACATATATTTTTTATAGATTTTTTACATGAAACTCCTCATTCGTAGTATTTTGCGCGAATTTATTTCTATAACTTTTCTCGTATTATTTCTTTTCACTGCGGTTTTTATAATCTTTGCTACCAAACGAATTTTCGATGTAATTGATTTAATTTTCAATCGCGACGTCGGTCTTTTAACGATACTCAAAATTTTCGGGTTACTTCTTCCGTATGTTACAAGTTTAACCCTACCGATATCATTATTAGTTGCTGGATTAGTGGTGTTCGGGAGACTAGTTCTAGATCGGGAATGGTTAGCATTTCAAACTAGTGGAATTAGTCCTGGTTCAGTGATTGTGCCGCTACTCATTTTGGGGATAATCCTCAGCGGGGGACTAATGTATTCGGCAGAGTACGTCGTCCCAAAATGTTATCGACAGGCACGGCATCTAATATATAACGCAGTAAATAATATTACGGTTACGCTTAAAGAGAACACCTTTAATCCAATAGGAAATAATGTCGTCCTGTACTATCGAACGAAAACCGAAGCTGACGGAATAATGCACAATATTATTGTTCTTTATTCAGAAGAGAAAAAGTTACGCCGCTTATTCCTAGCGCCCCGCGGCAAAGTATCAGTTGATCCAAAGCTAGGATTGATTCGATTAACGTTAGAACATGGTATGTATCATGAAACCGTACCAACTGATTCCACAGT
This window harbors:
- a CDS encoding LptF/LptG family permease; translated protein: MKLLIRSILREFISITFLVLFLFTAVFIIFATKRIFDVIDLIFNRDVGLLTILKIFGLLLPYVTSLTLPISLLVAGLVVFGRLVLDREWLAFQTSGISPGSVIVPLLILGIILSGGLMYSAEYVVPKCYRQARHLIYNAVNNITVTLKENTFNPIGNNVVLYYRTKTEADGIMHNIIVLYSEEKKLRRLFLAPRGKVSVDPKLGLIRLTLEHGMYHETVPTDSTVYYIGQFTKYEQNIAFTELLAQTEKLQLGPKEMQRVELITEINNRKAKNLPTERLEYELAQRPAKSFGAFIFVLLGIPLGIFWPRFGKSLGMAIELGFALCIPYFYYAIMTLGEDLARGKIIPFWFGAWLPNMTMGIIGLILLFQSCRQK